One segment of Nostoc piscinale CENA21 DNA contains the following:
- the pstS gene encoding phosphate ABC transporter substrate-binding protein PstS — translation MRSRLNAIKNNRLASSTAVLLLTLSLAACGGQQGSDSSATKDAPTGTAQDATASSPAKLDLGGNVALTGAGASFPAPLYTSWFTELNKKYPNLQVNYQSVGSGAGVEQFIKGTVDFGASDVAMKDDEIKKVPQDKGVILLPMTAGSIVLAYNLPDVAELKLPRAVYTDILLGKIKNWNDPKIKAANPDAKLPEQAITVVHRSDGSGTTGVFTQHLSTISPEWKSKVGDGKTVNWPVGVGGKGNEGVTAQIQQTQGSIGYVEYGYAKQNQLKYAALENKGGKFVVPTDESAAKTLESVTLPENLRAFITDPEGADSYPIVTYSWILAYKKYADPAKAKAVEAMIEYGLTEGQKLAPELGYVPLPQNVVQKVATAADQISPDYKIAVTGSSNSASK, via the coding sequence ATGCGCTCACGACTCAATGCAATAAAAAATAACCGATTAGCCTCTTCAACAGCAGTGTTATTACTGACATTAAGTCTAGCTGCTTGTGGCGGACAGCAAGGCTCTGACAGTTCTGCTACCAAGGATGCACCCACTGGCACTGCTCAAGATGCTACAGCTTCCAGCCCAGCTAAATTGGATCTTGGTGGTAACGTTGCATTAACAGGTGCAGGAGCTTCTTTCCCAGCTCCACTGTATACAAGTTGGTTCACTGAGTTAAACAAAAAATACCCCAACTTACAAGTTAACTATCAGTCTGTAGGTAGCGGTGCTGGGGTTGAGCAATTTATCAAAGGTACTGTTGACTTTGGTGCCAGTGATGTGGCAATGAAAGATGACGAAATTAAGAAAGTGCCTCAAGATAAAGGCGTAATTTTGTTACCAATGACAGCTGGGAGCATTGTTCTCGCTTACAACTTGCCAGATGTGGCTGAACTCAAATTACCACGGGCAGTTTACACCGATATCTTATTAGGCAAAATCAAAAACTGGAACGACCCCAAGATTAAAGCAGCTAACCCAGACGCTAAATTGCCTGAGCAAGCAATTACAGTTGTACATCGCTCTGATGGTAGTGGTACTACAGGCGTATTTACTCAACACCTCAGCACCATCAGTCCGGAATGGAAAAGTAAAGTTGGTGATGGCAAAACCGTTAACTGGCCAGTCGGCGTTGGCGGTAAAGGTAATGAAGGTGTAACTGCCCAAATTCAACAAACTCAAGGCTCTATTGGTTACGTTGAGTATGGTTATGCAAAACAAAATCAACTCAAATATGCTGCTTTAGAAAACAAAGGTGGCAAATTTGTTGTACCTACAGACGAATCAGCAGCAAAAACTTTAGAATCAGTCACTCTACCTGAAAACTTGCGTGCATTTATCACTGACCCAGAAGGTGCAGATTCTTATCCTATCGTTACCTACTCTTGGATTTTGGCTTACAAGAAATATGCTGATCCTGCTAAAGCGAAAGCAGTCGAAGCGATGATTGAGTATGGTTTAACCGAAGGTCAGAAATTAGCTCCAGAATTAGGTTATGTGCCTCTGCCACAAAACGTTGTACAAAAAGTAGCAACCGCAGCTGACCAAATTAGCCCAGACTACAAAATTGCCGTTACTGGTAGCAGTAATAGTGCTAGTAAATAG
- the pstC gene encoding phosphate ABC transporter permease subunit PstC, giving the protein MATNSQNLPSAVKERSELGRSLDRGFILLTRVFALAVAATLLWIAIQVAIGAWPAIQKFGIGFLAQSTWNPVNDEYGVLPQVYGTIVSSLIGLLIAVPIGVGTAVLLSENFLPSQAKVVLVFLVELLAAIPSVVYGVWGIFVLIPILNNVGKWLNAYFGWIPLFSTSPTGPGMFPAGIILAIMTLPIITAISRDALISVPPSLRQASIGLGATRWETIFQVLIPAAFSGIVSAVMLALGRAMGETMAVTMLIGNSNKISASLFAPANTISSLLANQFAEASGLQVAALMYAALVLFVLTLIVNILAEFIVIRVKRV; this is encoded by the coding sequence ATGGCTACAAACTCTCAAAATTTGCCATCAGCAGTTAAAGAGCGTTCTGAACTCGGTAGGTCTTTAGACCGAGGTTTTATTTTACTGACTAGGGTTTTTGCCCTAGCAGTTGCCGCAACTTTATTATGGATTGCTATACAGGTTGCCATTGGTGCTTGGCCAGCTATTCAAAAATTTGGTATTGGCTTTTTAGCACAAAGTACTTGGAACCCAGTGAATGATGAGTATGGGGTATTACCTCAAGTTTATGGAACTATAGTTAGTTCTTTGATTGGGTTACTAATTGCAGTACCCATTGGCGTTGGGACTGCGGTTTTGTTGAGTGAAAATTTTCTGCCCTCCCAAGCTAAAGTTGTGCTGGTGTTCTTGGTAGAACTGCTGGCAGCAATTCCTAGCGTTGTTTATGGAGTATGGGGAATTTTCGTCTTAATCCCGATTTTAAACAATGTGGGTAAATGGTTGAATGCTTACTTTGGTTGGATACCACTGTTTAGTACTTCTCCTACAGGGCCAGGGATGTTTCCAGCAGGGATCATCTTGGCAATTATGACTTTGCCAATTATCACGGCGATTTCTAGAGATGCTTTGATTTCTGTACCACCCAGTTTACGCCAAGCATCAATCGGTTTAGGTGCAACACGCTGGGAAACAATTTTTCAAGTTTTGATCCCTGCGGCTTTTTCGGGAATTGTCAGTGCTGTGATGTTAGCACTCGGTCGGGCAATGGGAGAGACGATGGCGGTGACGATGTTGATTGGTAACTCCAACAAAATTAGTGCATCGCTATTTGCACCAGCCAATACAATTTCTTCTTTGTTAGCCAATCAGTTTGCAGAAGCTAGTGGTTTGCAGGTTGCAGCTTTAATGTATGCTGCTTTAGTTTTATTTGTCTTAACTTTGATTGTCAATATTTTGGCAGAGTTTATCGTTATTCGAGTCAAGCGAGTGTAG
- the pstB gene encoding phosphate ABC transporter ATP-binding protein PstB: MATNISTANSTDTVLRTENLNVYYGKYLALQNIWLDIPRNKVTAFIGPSGCGKSTLLRCYNRLNDLIDSFRAEGKVFYYGKNLYAPDIDPVEVRRRIGMVFQRPNPFPKSIYDNITFGAKINGYKGNMDELVERSLRQAALWDEVKDKLRQSGLSLSGGQQQRLCIARAIAVQPEIILMDEPCSALDPISTLRVEELIHELKEQYTIVIVTHNMQQAARVSDKTAFFNVRPTESGGRIGYLVEYDATEVIFNNPQQEDTRDYVSGRFG, translated from the coding sequence ATGGCTACTAACATTAGCACAGCAAATAGCACAGATACCGTATTACGCACAGAAAATCTGAACGTTTATTACGGCAAGTACTTAGCATTACAGAACATTTGGCTAGATATCCCCAGAAATAAGGTAACAGCCTTTATTGGCCCTTCTGGCTGTGGTAAAAGTACATTGCTCAGATGCTATAACCGTCTCAACGACTTAATTGATTCATTTAGAGCCGAAGGTAAGGTTTTTTATTACGGTAAAAACTTATACGCACCTGATATTGACCCGGTAGAAGTGCGTCGCCGCATCGGGATGGTGTTTCAAAGACCAAATCCATTCCCCAAATCAATTTATGACAATATTACTTTTGGTGCCAAAATTAATGGTTACAAAGGTAATATGGATGAGCTAGTCGAACGGAGTTTGCGACAAGCAGCTTTGTGGGATGAAGTTAAAGATAAACTCCGTCAAAGTGGCTTATCTTTGTCTGGTGGACAACAACAAAGATTGTGTATCGCCAGAGCGATCGCAGTTCAACCAGAAATCATCTTAATGGATGAACCTTGCTCGGCGCTTGATCCTATCTCTACATTGCGGGTTGAAGAGCTAATTCATGAACTGAAAGAGCAATATACAATTGTGATCGTTACCCACAATATGCAGCAAGCAGCGCGGGTTTCTGATAAAACAGCCTTTTTCAATGTGCGTCCTACAGAATCAGGCGGTCGTATCGGTTATCTCGTAGAGTATGACGCAACAGAAGTAATTTTCAATAATCCTCAGCAAGAAGATACCCGCGATTACGTCAGCGGTAGATTTGGTTAA
- the nagA gene encoding N-acetylglucosamine-6-phosphate deacetylase, whose translation MTQATHKPIASNVDIINARVPGYQDLQMLLVNHEGVIEQILPMGTVFKRIPPPDLQTWDVAGDWISLGGVDLQINGALGLAFTELTPDNAAMLPKISQYLWDAGVDAYLPTLVTTSIENIQRSLAIIADFAARSTTGAKILGVHLEGPFLNYGKRGAHPAEYLLPLTIEEVKRVLGNYASIVKIITLAPELDPGGEVIAYLRSLDITVSLGHSQATADQAQQAFDLGATMVTHAFNAMPPLHHREPGLLGAAITNPNVMCGLIADGQHVAPTMLKILLRATQELFLVSDALAPLGLPDGIYPWDSRHIEVKNGTARLLDGTLTGTTLPLFVGVQNLLKWGICDLERAIALATNAPRKAMNLPVISPGQPANLLRWHWDETTKELTWQRL comes from the coding sequence ATGACCCAAGCAACACACAAACCCATCGCTTCAAATGTAGATATTATCAATGCGCGTGTACCTGGTTATCAAGATTTACAGATGCTCTTAGTGAATCACGAAGGTGTGATTGAACAAATCTTGCCAATGGGTACGGTATTCAAACGAATTCCACCACCGGATTTACAAACATGGGATGTAGCTGGTGATTGGATTTCATTAGGCGGTGTTGATTTACAGATTAATGGGGCGCTAGGCTTGGCGTTTACCGAATTAACACCAGATAACGCGGCAATGTTGCCGAAAATTTCGCAATATTTGTGGGATGCTGGTGTGGATGCTTATTTACCAACCTTAGTCACCACTTCCATCGAAAATATTCAGCGATCGCTGGCCATTATTGCTGATTTTGCTGCTCGTTCCACAACGGGGGCGAAAATTCTCGGTGTACATTTAGAAGGGCCATTTTTGAATTATGGTAAGCGTGGCGCACATCCAGCCGAATATCTCTTACCCCTGACAATTGAGGAAGTCAAACGGGTATTAGGCAATTATGCCTCTATTGTCAAAATTATTACCTTAGCACCAGAATTAGATCCCGGTGGTGAAGTCATAGCATATTTGCGTTCTTTGGATATCACCGTCAGTTTAGGACATTCTCAGGCAACTGCCGACCAAGCCCAACAAGCCTTTGATTTGGGTGCAACGATGGTAACTCATGCCTTTAACGCTATGCCACCTTTACATCACCGCGAACCGGGATTATTAGGGGCAGCAATTACCAATCCCAATGTTATGTGTGGTTTGATTGCCGATGGGCAACATGTCGCGCCGACAATGCTAAAAATTCTCTTGCGGGCGACTCAAGAACTATTCTTAGTCAGTGATGCCCTAGCACCTCTGGGGCTACCTGATGGGATATATCCTTGGGACAGCCGCCACATTGAAGTGAAAAACGGTACAGCCCGGTTACTAGATGGAACATTGACAGGCACGACTTTGCCGTTATTCGTGGGAGTACAGAATTTATTGAAATGGGGAATCTGTGATCTAGAAAGAGCGATCGCTTTAGCTACTAATGCCCCCAGAAAAGCCATGAATCTACCTGTAATTTCTCCAGGGCAACCTGCTAATTTATTACGCTGGCATTGGGATGAAACTACCAAAGAACTAACTTGGCAGCGACTATAG
- a CDS encoding YnfA family protein — MIKSLIYFVWTGLFELGGCYLIWLWLRQGQSFWLGILGGITLVVYGVISTFQPANFGRVYAAYGGVFIVMAMLWGWRVDKVTPDNYDLIGTFVALLSVLIIMFAPRN; from the coding sequence ATGATTAAATCTCTAATATATTTTGTTTGGACTGGTTTATTTGAACTAGGAGGCTGTTATCTCATCTGGTTGTGGTTAAGACAAGGCCAGTCATTTTGGTTAGGAATTTTGGGTGGAATTACTTTAGTTGTATATGGCGTAATTTCTACTTTTCAACCTGCAAATTTTGGGCGAGTTTATGCGGCTTATGGTGGCGTGTTTATTGTTATGGCAATGCTTTGGGGTTGGCGAGTAGATAAAGTTACACCCGATAATTATGACTTGATTGGGACTTTTGTTGCATTACTTAGTGTCCTAATTATCATGTTCGCACCTCGGAATTAA
- the pstA gene encoding phosphate ABC transporter permease PstA: MTSHYQERSLTRSSMSPRTLFNTVMTGVAILCGFLALVPLVAVLSYVLIRGFSSLNFSIFTELPPAPLRPGGGFGNAIVGTLLMVGIAALISIPFGVIAAIYLTEFSSGKIARWVRFATNVLSGVPSIIAGVFAYGIVVLTLVRLNLGSYSAIGGGFALAILMLPIIVKTTDEALQLVSQDLRQASVGLGATNFQTVTQVVLPAALPAIVTGSTLAIARAAGETAPLIFTALFSTFWPNSLFQPTASLAVLVFNFAISPFKNWQSLAWAASLILVLMVLITSIIARWATRQKA; this comes from the coding sequence ATGACTTCTCATTATCAAGAAAGAAGTTTAACTCGTAGTTCTATGTCTCCTCGGACACTGTTTAATACAGTGATGACTGGGGTGGCAATTCTCTGCGGATTTTTGGCACTCGTGCCTTTAGTAGCAGTTCTTTCTTACGTTTTAATTCGAGGATTTAGTAGTCTCAACTTTAGCATATTTACAGAATTGCCACCTGCGCCCCTTCGTCCAGGTGGTGGTTTTGGGAATGCGATTGTGGGAACTTTGCTGATGGTGGGAATTGCAGCTTTAATCAGTATTCCTTTTGGTGTGATAGCTGCTATCTATCTAACTGAGTTTAGTTCTGGTAAAATAGCTAGGTGGGTACGTTTTGCTACGAACGTCTTGAGTGGAGTACCTTCGATTATTGCTGGGGTATTCGCTTATGGAATTGTAGTGTTAACACTAGTAAGGCTGAATTTAGGCTCATATTCGGCAATTGGCGGAGGATTTGCATTGGCAATTTTGATGTTGCCAATCATTGTGAAAACAACTGATGAAGCTTTACAGTTAGTATCGCAGGATTTACGACAAGCATCTGTAGGTTTAGGTGCAACTAACTTTCAAACTGTTACACAGGTTGTACTGCCTGCTGCATTACCAGCTATTGTAACTGGATCAACGTTAGCGATCGCCAGAGCTGCTGGTGAAACTGCTCCTTTGATATTCACAGCTTTATTTTCTACTTTCTGGCCAAATAGCTTGTTTCAACCTACAGCTTCTTTAGCTGTTTTGGTTTTTAACTTTGCCATTTCTCCGTTTAAAAATTGGCAGTCCTTAGCTTGGGCAGCATCTTTAATATTGGTGTTAATGGTTTTAATCACCAGTATTATTGCTCGCTGGGCAACTCGCCAAAAAGCCTAG
- a CDS encoding ammonium transporter, whose translation MQRQKSKIKIRRSSARNYSKNTGFNSKVKQLNLAIKRLSPSWRACLPLACLIVLGWSYVAVAQTPAPAGPTTADLKIALDTLWVAIAAFLVFFMNAGFCMLETGFCRQKNAVNVLAKNLIVFALSTVAFWAIGFGLMFGDGNDFIGLSGLFLAGADNSPATGDAYQGVFSALNWTGVPLAAKFLFQLVFAGTAATIVSGAVAERIKFVDFLVFSLLLVGIAYPITGHWIWGAGWLADMGFWDFAGSTVVHSVGGWAALMGAAFLGPRIGKYQDKQAVALPGHNMSIATLGCLILWLGWFGFNPGSVMAADPNAITHIALTTNMAGAVGGIAATVVAWVYLGKPDLSMIINGILAGLVGITASCAYVSIPSSIVIGLIAGILVVFSVPFFDKLGIDDPVGATSVHLVCGIWGTLCVGLFAVGPGGYPWMVDLAGKPVGPHGLFAGGGFGTLIPQIIGILAVGGMTVLLSTIFWLVLKATLGIRVTREEELEGLDIGEHGMEAYSGFLKEASPSGFSEGPSSGEISSGGDLPSTL comes from the coding sequence ATGCAAAGACAAAAATCAAAAATAAAAATCAGGCGATCATCGGCCAGAAATTACTCTAAAAATACAGGATTTAACTCAAAAGTCAAGCAGTTAAATTTAGCAATTAAGCGGCTGTCTCCCAGTTGGCGAGCTTGTTTACCTTTAGCTTGTTTAATTGTTTTGGGATGGAGTTATGTAGCGGTTGCCCAAACTCCAGCGCCTGCGGGGCCAACAACAGCAGATTTAAAAATTGCACTTGATACATTATGGGTGGCGATCGCTGCCTTTTTAGTATTCTTCATGAACGCCGGTTTCTGTATGTTAGAAACCGGCTTTTGCCGTCAGAAAAACGCCGTTAACGTTCTTGCCAAAAACTTAATTGTATTTGCCTTATCGACCGTAGCATTTTGGGCGATCGGTTTTGGTTTAATGTTTGGCGATGGCAATGACTTCATCGGACTCAGTGGTTTATTTTTAGCAGGTGCAGATAACAGCCCTGCCACTGGCGATGCTTATCAAGGAGTATTTAGCGCCCTGAATTGGACAGGCGTTCCTTTAGCGGCTAAGTTCTTATTCCAGCTAGTGTTTGCTGGAACAGCAGCCACAATTGTGTCTGGTGCTGTTGCAGAACGGATTAAGTTTGTAGACTTCTTAGTTTTCAGCTTATTACTCGTCGGTATTGCCTACCCCATTACTGGACACTGGATTTGGGGCGCTGGCTGGCTGGCAGATATGGGTTTTTGGGATTTTGCTGGTTCTACTGTCGTTCACTCAGTTGGTGGTTGGGCTGCATTGATGGGAGCAGCATTTTTAGGGCCACGCATTGGAAAATATCAAGATAAGCAAGCAGTGGCTCTCCCTGGCCACAATATGAGTATTGCTACTTTGGGTTGCTTGATTTTGTGGTTGGGCTGGTTTGGATTCAACCCTGGTTCTGTAATGGCGGCTGACCCCAATGCAATCACTCACATTGCTTTAACAACCAACATGGCGGGCGCAGTTGGTGGAATTGCTGCTACTGTTGTGGCTTGGGTGTACTTGGGTAAGCCAGACTTGTCGATGATTATTAACGGAATCTTGGCTGGTTTGGTGGGTATTACCGCTTCTTGTGCTTACGTCAGCATTCCTAGTTCCATCGTTATTGGCTTGATTGCTGGTATTTTAGTAGTTTTCTCTGTGCCATTTTTTGACAAACTCGGCATTGATGACCCTGTAGGTGCTACCTCAGTTCACCTTGTTTGCGGTATTTGGGGAACTCTTTGCGTTGGTTTATTTGCTGTCGGCCCTGGTGGTTATCCTTGGATGGTTGACCTAGCAGGTAAACCAGTCGGCCCACATGGTTTATTCGCTGGCGGTGGTTTCGGCACATTAATACCCCAGATAATTGGTATTCTTGCTGTTGGGGGAATGACTGTTCTTCTTAGCACCATCTTCTGGTTAGTGCTGAAAGCAACTTTAGGTATTAGAGTCACCAGAGAAGAAGAATTAGAAGGCTTAGATATCGGTGAACACGGTATGGAAGCTTACAGTGGATTTTTGAAAGAAGCTAGTCCTAGTGGTTTTTCGGAAGGGCCAAGTTCTGGAGAAATTTCATCAGGTGGTGATTTACCAAGTACCTTGTAA
- the cruG gene encoding 2'-O-glycosyltransferase CruG, translating to MDNALIVESVIPLILLLIQLPATAILLSRLLKGPGRLPPIQPQQPTPEIFGNVSVVIPTLNEAGRISPLLSGLSQQSYEVREIIVVDSNSQDGTPDLVKAAQQRDPRFRVMTDDPLPANWVGRPWALHNGFLHSSEDSEWFLGMDADTQPHPGLVAGLVKIAVTQGYDLVSLSPQFILQYPGECLLQPALLMTLLYRFDPAGIRTEQPERVMANGQCFLCRRSVLAAVGGYSSASSSFCDDVTLARYIAAQGYKVGFLDGAKVLKVRMYEGALETWKEWGRSLDLKDASNSGQIWGDLWLLSAVQGLPLLIILTYLIVMPTAVSLPQILLLGLNGFLLLIRFAMLLAIAPSYDRTTAKGGWLFWLSPLADPIAVLRIFLSASRTPKEWRGRKYGD from the coding sequence ATGGACAACGCTTTGATAGTAGAAAGCGTTATACCGCTTATATTGCTACTTATTCAACTACCAGCAACGGCAATTTTGCTGTCGCGTCTCTTGAAGGGGCCGGGAAGATTACCGCCAATTCAACCCCAACAGCCCACACCAGAAATTTTTGGTAATGTCAGCGTTGTTATTCCTACATTAAACGAAGCTGGCCGCATCAGCCCTTTATTATCTGGTTTGAGTCAGCAAAGTTATGAAGTGCGAGAGATTATTGTTGTAGACAGTAATTCCCAAGATGGAACTCCTGATTTAGTCAAAGCCGCACAGCAGAGAGATCCCCGCTTTCGCGTAATGACAGATGATCCCTTACCTGCTAATTGGGTGGGTCGTCCTTGGGCTTTACATAACGGCTTTTTGCATAGTTCTGAGGATAGTGAGTGGTTTTTGGGGATGGATGCGGATACTCAACCACATCCAGGTTTAGTGGCGGGGTTAGTCAAAATCGCAGTCACCCAAGGCTATGATTTGGTGTCTTTATCACCCCAATTCATCCTTCAGTATCCTGGCGAGTGTTTATTACAACCAGCTTTATTGATGACATTGCTGTATCGCTTCGACCCAGCAGGAATTAGAACTGAACAACCAGAAAGGGTAATGGCTAATGGACAATGCTTTTTATGCCGTCGTTCGGTGTTAGCGGCTGTGGGTGGTTATAGCAGTGCTAGTAGTTCTTTTTGTGATGATGTTACTTTAGCACGGTATATTGCAGCACAAGGATATAAAGTAGGCTTTTTAGATGGTGCAAAGGTGCTGAAGGTGCGGATGTATGAGGGGGCGCTGGAAACTTGGAAGGAATGGGGACGCAGCCTTGATTTGAAAGACGCATCAAATTCTGGGCAAATTTGGGGAGATTTATGGCTACTTTCAGCAGTCCAGGGTCTGCCCTTGCTAATTATACTGACTTACTTGATTGTTATGCCCACGGCTGTCTCGCTGCCGCAGATTTTATTGCTGGGGTTGAATGGATTTCTGTTGTTGATACGCTTTGCTATGTTACTGGCGATCGCACCTTCTTATGATCGTACAACCGCTAAAGGTGGCTGGCTATTCTGGCTATCTCCTTTAGCTGATCCCATTGCCGTCTTACGCATCTTCTTATCTGCATCCCGCACGCCTAAAGAATGGCGAGGGAGAAAGTATGGTGATTAG
- the rnhA gene encoding ribonuclease HI: MSSQSIIQSIYTDGACTGNPGPGGWGVVVYFNDGSVHEMGDAASHTTNNKMEMQAAIAALKYFHTSKQSQPITLYTDSEYLINCVTKWVKNWKRKGWKKADGNPVQNQDLLEILDELNTRQITWQHVRGHAGNVGNERCDAIARSFAAGKVPALKELSSTNAYKTLPISHELNVAEVSQDKANSTIINKEKSEPITSASEITAMEPSTAQNAAAIDTTTPGIRVEQLRNLVETLRIADEIAEKGYLITSSELADLMDVHASAVTSRGDQWRWRNWIVSRVRREGNQILWELERGDRVGGEEE, translated from the coding sequence ATGTCTAGCCAAAGCATAATTCAAAGTATATATACTGATGGCGCTTGTACTGGGAATCCTGGCCCTGGAGGTTGGGGTGTTGTAGTTTATTTCAACGATGGCTCAGTTCATGAAATGGGTGATGCAGCCTCCCATACAACAAATAATAAAATGGAGATGCAAGCTGCGATCGCCGCCTTAAAATATTTCCATACCTCAAAGCAATCCCAACCCATCACCCTTTATACCGATAGCGAATATCTCATCAACTGTGTTACCAAATGGGTGAAAAACTGGAAAAGAAAAGGTTGGAAAAAAGCCGATGGTAATCCCGTACAAAATCAAGACCTGTTGGAAATTTTAGATGAATTAAATACCCGTCAAATTACTTGGCAGCATGTTCGTGGTCATGCTGGTAACGTCGGTAACGAACGCTGTGATGCGATCGCCCGGAGTTTTGCTGCTGGTAAAGTCCCTGCACTCAAAGAATTATCTTCTACCAATGCTTACAAAACTTTACCTATTTCTCATGAACTAAATGTAGCGGAAGTTTCTCAAGATAAGGCAAACTCGACAATAATTAACAAAGAAAAATCGGAACCCATTACATCTGCATCAGAAATAACAGCTATGGAACCATCCACCGCACAGAATGCGGCCGCAATTGACACAACAACGCCTGGAATCAGGGTCGAACAACTCCGCAACTTAGTTGAAACTCTCCGCATCGCTGATGAAATTGCTGAAAAAGGCTATCTAATTACTAGTTCTGAATTAGCAGACTTAATGGATGTCCACGCCAGCGCCGTCACTAGTCGAGGAGATCAATGGCGCTGGCGGAACTGGATTGTATCAAGAGTCCGCCGAGAAGGTAATCAAATTCTTTGGGAACTTGAACGTGGCGATCGCGTGGGAGGTGAGGAGGAATAA
- the purE gene encoding 5-(carboxyamino)imidazole ribonucleotide mutase → MSPLVGIIMGSDSDLPTMKDAIAVCTEFGLETEVAIVSAHRTPERMVQYAQTAHERGLKVIIAGAGGAAHLPGMVASLTALPVIGVPVATRNLQGVDSLYSIVQMPAGIPVATVAIGNAKNAGLLAVQILATHQPELFAKVQQYRQSLCELVMNKQAKLAQLGYEQYLKEEL, encoded by the coding sequence ATGTCTCCCCTTGTCGGTATTATCATGGGCAGCGACTCTGATTTGCCCACTATGAAAGATGCGATCGCAGTTTGCACAGAGTTTGGTCTAGAAACGGAAGTGGCTATAGTTTCTGCCCACCGTACCCCAGAACGTATGGTGCAGTATGCCCAAACCGCCCATGAAAGGGGTCTTAAGGTGATTATCGCCGGTGCTGGTGGCGCAGCGCATCTCCCTGGTATGGTAGCTTCTCTTACAGCTTTGCCAGTAATTGGCGTACCTGTGGCTACCCGCAATTTGCAAGGCGTTGATTCTTTATATTCTATTGTCCAAATGCCAGCCGGTATCCCCGTGGCCACAGTTGCCATTGGGAATGCGAAGAATGCTGGGCTGTTAGCTGTGCAGATTTTAGCTACTCACCAACCAGAATTATTTGCCAAAGTACAGCAATACCGCCAATCTCTCTGTGAATTGGTGATGAACAAGCAAGCAAAATTAGCACAGCTAGGTTATGAACAATATCTCAAAGAAGAACTTTAA